The following is a genomic window from Sulfitobacter pontiacus.
AAACCGTCAATACTGACCGTGCGGCCCGCGCCGCTGAGGGCGTCTTGGATTGTGCGGGTCAGGAAGCCTTTGTCATCCTCTTGGGCCGAAGCGACGGAGCCGACAAAGATCAGGGCGAAAACCAGAAAGCTGCGCATGAAGTGGATCAAAACGATTGTCCAATACCGATATAAACTTGAAAATTCTCATCTGTTTCGGGGCCCGACACAGGCACCGCGAGGTCTACGCGGATGGGGCCGATGCCCGTGGCATAGCGCAGACCAAGCCCCGCGCCTGACTGCCAAGTGCCTGACCCGTCGTAGAATTCCTCGGCACCGATGTAGCCCGCGTCGGCAAAGGCAACGACGCCGATCTTGTCGCGTACCTGCCAACGCGCCTCTGCGGATAGGCCCGCAAAGCTGCGACCGCCCACCGTATCGCCACTGGCCAGATCAACGCCAAGCGATTGGTAGGGTTGCCCGCGCACGGTGCCGCCGCCGCCGGAATAGAACAGATAGTCCGCGGGCGATTCAGCCAGCGTCGGGCCATAAACCGACCCGAGCTGCCCCCGCAGGGCAAAGGTGACGGGACGCGTGGTGCCAAAGGTTTTATAGCCGCGCACGTCGATGTAGGTGCGCACGCCGTTATCCGACCCCGACAGCGCCACAAAAGGGGTCACGCTGGCCTTGGCGTAGTAGCCATCTTTCGCATCAAGCCGATTGTCGCGGTAATCATGTTCCGCGCTTAGGGGCAGCGTCAGTAACGTATATTTGTTCTCGCCAAAAGCGTCGCGGGTTTCAGCCGTCCGCAAACCGACGCCAAGCGTATAGGTCCGTTCCTCGCTGGCGATGCGTTCGATCCCGGCCTCAAGGTCGAGCTGACGCGAGAAATAGTTCACCTCGTCAAGCTGTTCGATCTCGGCCAGCGCATAGAAATTCGTGTCGGCGTTAAAGGTCGCGGGGCGTTCAAAACGGGTGCCAAGCCGATAATCCGTGCCGCCGGAATCGCCGCCGATCCCCGACACCTCGCCTTCGACACGTAGGCTTTCGGCCCCGCCCAGCAGGTTACGGTGCAGCCAGTAGGTGCTGACGCTAAGCCCTTCAAGCGACGACAGTTCCCCGCCGAAACCAAAGCGTCGCTTGGGCGCGTCAGTGATCTGCGCTGTAATCGGCAGAACATCGGGCGCGGTGATTTGCTCGGCCTCGATCATCGCGACAGAACTGAAAGCGCCCGTGCGCCGCAACCGTGTGGCGGCCAGATCAAGTTGCTCTTGTGAATAGACCTCTCCGGTGGGCAGGCCGGCGATTTTGACGATCCGGCGCAGGCGCACATCGCTTTTTCCCTTTACCGTCAACTCTCCGAAACGCAGGCGCGGTCCCGGACGCAGACGCAGGGTTGCCGCCAGCGTGGCATCGGGCACGCGGGCGGTCAGCTGCTGGTCGGCCAGTTCGGCTTTGGCGTGGCCCTGATCGCGCCAGCCTTCGATACCGGCGGCGACGGTCTCTTTCATGACGCCGAGACTTGCGGTTTCACCTGCGGCGAATTGTTCGGGCAGCTTGGTTTCGGGGGCGACTGGGGCGATTTCGGCCTTGTTAAAGCTGAACTTGCGACCGGTTTCGATGTTGATCACAGCGCGGTTGATCTGGCGCGGCGGGGCGACCGGCGCGATGGCAGAGGCGTCTACACCGTCGATGGTAATCTTGATGACGGCAGCAAAATACCCTTCGTCATAGAGCACGGCCAGAAGGCGGGCATAATCGGCCTGCGCGGCGGCCAAAAGCTCTTGCGTGGTGGGGTCTGCATCTTCGTCCGTTTGCTCGCGCAGAAGCGATCCGCCGAGCACCGTCTCGTAT
Proteins encoded in this region:
- a CDS encoding autotransporter assembly complex family protein — its product is MGHFQSDSFAKFLRASTAAAALVWGGCTAGLAATLDITGIDKDSDLYETVLGGSLLREQTDEDADPTTQELLAAAQADYARLLAVLYDEGYFAAVIKITIDGVDASAIAPVAPPRQINRAVINIETGRKFSFNKAEIAPVAPETKLPEQFAAGETASLGVMKETVAAGIEGWRDQGHAKAELADQQLTARVPDATLAATLRLRPGPRLRFGELTVKGKSDVRLRRIVKIAGLPTGEVYSQEQLDLAATRLRRTGAFSSVAMIEAEQITAPDVLPITAQITDAPKRRFGFGGELSSLEGLSVSTYWLHRNLLGGAESLRVEGEVSGIGGDSGGTDYRLGTRFERPATFNADTNFYALAEIEQLDEVNYFSRQLDLEAGIERIASEERTYTLGVGLRTAETRDAFGENKYTLLTLPLSAEHDYRDNRLDAKDGYYAKASVTPFVALSGSDNGVRTYIDVRGYKTFGTTRPVTFALRGQLGSVYGPTLAESPADYLFYSGGGGTVRGQPYQSLGVDLASGDTVGGRSFAGLSAEARWQVRDKIGVVAFADAGYIGAEEFYDGSGTWQSGAGLGLRYATGIGPIRVDLAVPVSGPETDENFQVYIGIGQSF